The following proteins are co-located in the Polystyrenella longa genome:
- a CDS encoding c-type cytochrome domain-containing protein — MILPKSFDSVHQFLPRTPLLAAVLLLAGSPLLVYGDDKPINYQDHVQPILRAKCFSCHNTNKKVAGLDLTSYNAAMIGGASGEVVDPGSPSDSYLYMLITHDSEPVMPPNSDKMPENELAIISKWIEGGAIENAGGKPRAMKKKANLGLTGAPTERPEGPAPMPLRISKEAVVHTDQVTAVTAMATNPWSSLVAVAGQQQIVLYDAANLEMLGVLPFPEGDPLVLKFSRNGGLLMAAGGRGASLGKAIVWDIRTGERVIEVGDELDAVLAADISADQTMIALGGSNKLVRIYSTGDGSLLHEMKKHTDWVCSLEFSPDGVLLATADRNGGMFTWESFTGRQYAELKGHTDFITDVSWRGDSNLLASVSLDGSLRLWEPENGTQVKTWSADGAGVESVEFTRDSRLLTGGRSKVTTLWDVNGGKLRDFAAFSDYALEVTFSDETNRVIAGDWNGEIRVWNAEDGAQLGQLNQNPAPLQARLDSAKAEFVQIQQTHQKNAEAAKVANDALAAVQKQSTDAAAALKQTADAHAEMIKTRDAAKQNLDKLAAEHTTTTQRVAELKKVMPLLSESAAKMKQAAEQSVGDEQLAKAAADVTLQKDTKTNELAVTEKKLAEVTPVFEKAKQVHAAAEQGVVETLAKKEVAQKTADGLVEPLKVAQETATAANAVANESNNKLQASQQLVAKWTGEIDFHQKLVALKERKTQKEEVVITYEDLTGQLQQLEGELQQAQDGLAAAQNKLKATNEQVVANQTAVEQATANQQAGEQTVAKAEATVPQLNETLQKAELALQTSGDDADLKQAVEQWKQLIAKKTTELATHKTNLVNLVAALEQAKQALVVSQELVPVDQQAIVAAEKQVADKTAAVAPVKEQVVAAKQKVDEANNLVAAIQQEVDLLRDPNPQTAQSPEAAPQ, encoded by the coding sequence ATGATTTTGCCGAAATCCTTTGATTCCGTTCACCAATTCCTGCCCAGGACTCCGCTATTGGCGGCTGTCCTTCTGTTGGCAGGAAGTCCGCTATTGGTCTACGGGGATGATAAGCCAATCAACTACCAGGATCACGTTCAGCCCATTCTGCGGGCGAAATGTTTTTCCTGTCATAACACAAACAAAAAAGTAGCCGGTCTCGACCTGACCAGCTATAACGCCGCTATGATCGGCGGAGCGTCGGGTGAAGTTGTTGATCCAGGTTCACCTTCCGACAGCTATCTTTATATGTTGATCACGCACGACTCTGAACCGGTGATGCCGCCGAATTCAGACAAGATGCCCGAGAACGAACTGGCCATTATTTCCAAATGGATTGAGGGTGGAGCGATCGAAAACGCGGGTGGCAAACCCCGGGCAATGAAGAAGAAAGCGAACCTTGGTCTGACGGGTGCTCCTACTGAGCGACCGGAAGGTCCCGCCCCCATGCCACTTCGGATCAGCAAAGAGGCCGTAGTCCATACTGACCAAGTGACCGCAGTTACCGCGATGGCAACGAACCCGTGGTCTTCTCTGGTGGCCGTGGCCGGGCAACAGCAGATTGTACTTTACGATGCCGCTAATCTTGAAATGCTGGGAGTACTCCCATTTCCAGAAGGAGATCCTCTGGTTCTGAAATTCAGCCGAAATGGTGGTTTGTTGATGGCCGCCGGTGGACGGGGTGCCTCACTGGGAAAAGCGATTGTCTGGGATATTCGAACCGGTGAACGTGTCATCGAAGTGGGTGACGAATTGGATGCTGTGCTGGCTGCTGATATCAGCGCCGACCAGACCATGATTGCTCTCGGTGGTTCCAATAAGCTCGTCCGGATTTATTCGACCGGAGATGGCAGCCTGCTGCATGAAATGAAAAAACATACCGACTGGGTTTGCTCACTGGAATTCAGTCCTGATGGCGTGCTCCTGGCGACAGCTGACCGGAACGGAGGTATGTTTACGTGGGAATCCTTTACGGGACGTCAGTACGCCGAACTGAAAGGGCATACCGATTTCATCACTGATGTTTCCTGGCGAGGAGATTCCAACTTGCTGGCTTCCGTCAGCCTGGATGGCTCGTTGCGTCTCTGGGAGCCAGAGAACGGAACTCAGGTCAAGACTTGGAGTGCGGATGGTGCCGGTGTCGAATCTGTTGAATTTACCCGTGACAGCCGATTGCTGACTGGTGGACGCAGCAAGGTAACAACTCTGTGGGACGTCAACGGTGGCAAACTTCGCGACTTCGCCGCGTTCTCTGATTACGCTCTGGAAGTGACTTTCTCGGACGAAACCAACCGCGTTATTGCGGGCGACTGGAACGGAGAAATCCGTGTCTGGAATGCGGAAGACGGAGCCCAACTCGGTCAGCTGAACCAGAACCCCGCACCGCTTCAAGCACGCCTTGATTCAGCAAAAGCTGAGTTCGTCCAGATACAACAGACTCATCAGAAAAATGCCGAAGCAGCTAAAGTGGCCAACGATGCTCTGGCTGCGGTTCAGAAACAGTCAACCGATGCAGCAGCCGCATTGAAACAGACGGCGGATGCTCATGCCGAAATGATTAAGACGCGAGATGCTGCCAAACAGAATCTCGATAAGCTTGCTGCCGAACACACTACGACGACTCAGCGTGTTGCCGAGTTGAAAAAGGTAATGCCGCTCCTTTCAGAGTCTGCTGCCAAAATGAAGCAGGCTGCCGAGCAATCGGTTGGTGATGAGCAACTGGCGAAAGCCGCTGCCGATGTTACACTACAGAAAGATACCAAGACCAACGAACTCGCTGTTACTGAGAAAAAACTGGCGGAAGTGACACCTGTCTTTGAAAAAGCGAAACAGGTTCACGCGGCCGCCGAGCAAGGTGTCGTGGAAACACTGGCTAAGAAAGAGGTCGCTCAGAAAACGGCAGACGGCTTGGTCGAACCACTTAAAGTGGCCCAGGAAACAGCGACGGCCGCTAACGCTGTCGCCAATGAATCCAACAATAAACTTCAAGCATCACAGCAGCTTGTCGCCAAGTGGACCGGTGAAATCGATTTCCATCAGAAACTGGTCGCTCTTAAAGAGCGGAAAACTCAGAAGGAAGAAGTCGTCATTACCTATGAAGACTTAACCGGACAACTACAGCAGTTGGAAGGTGAACTGCAACAGGCTCAGGATGGATTGGCTGCTGCTCAGAATAAACTTAAAGCGACCAACGAACAGGTTGTCGCCAATCAGACCGCCGTAGAGCAAGCCACCGCCAATCAGCAGGCTGGCGAACAGACTGTCGCGAAAGCCGAAGCGACGGTTCCTCAGTTGAACGAGACGTTGCAGAAAGCAGAACTGGCACTGCAAACCTCTGGCGACGATGCCGATCTCAAACAGGCTGTCGAACAGTGGAAACAGTTGATCGCCAAGAAAACGACCGAACTGGCAACTCATAAAACGAACCTGGTAAATCTGGTTGCCGCACTGGAACAGGCTAAACAGGCTTTAGTCGTCTCTCAGGAACTAGTACCTGTTGATCAACAGGCGATTGTCGCTGCAGAAAAACAGGTCGCCGACAAGACAGCGGCTGTTGCTCCTGTCAAAGAACAGGTGGTTGCTGCTAAGCAGAAAGTCGACGAAGCGAACAACCTGGTTGCCGCGATTCAGCAAGAAGTCGATCTCCTTCGTGATCCGAATCCGCAAACGGCTCAGTCGCCTGAAGCCGCACCTCAATAA
- a CDS encoding FAD-dependent oxidoreductase encodes MHILITGAGPTGLTAAVELSRLGFQTTVIDQSENPSLLSRAVGILPKSLYILKPSGVTDLLLTEGIKIREGRFFLGTEQPLSISLQGGHPEYDFLLALAQDRTEALLRQVYEQHGGVVHYGSKLTGLRQTENQVFAQINDGEEQAFDYLIGADGVHSTVRKSLDIGYDGFQLPETWSIADVDAINWPHAENICLMTLSAGRIVVVVPLAENRYRVVSNTPAALETLPVPMEVQKVRRTDDFHISIRQVHEYQRSRVFLAGDAAHCHSPAGGRGMNLGIADAADLAQRFQTGTLDGYQKSRSPEGAHTIKLSERLRKTMTSSNPFVKGLRWSVLKTISKSSYLQRKLARIILTG; translated from the coding sequence ATGCATATCCTCATCACCGGCGCTGGACCAACGGGACTTACTGCAGCCGTAGAGTTGTCGCGGTTGGGGTTCCAGACCACGGTGATCGATCAAAGCGAAAACCCTTCCCTGCTCTCCCGCGCCGTGGGGATATTGCCCAAAAGCTTGTACATCCTCAAACCTTCGGGGGTCACGGACCTGTTGTTGACGGAAGGAATTAAGATTCGGGAAGGTCGGTTCTTTCTGGGAACGGAGCAACCTCTGTCGATCTCTCTGCAAGGAGGACATCCCGAGTACGACTTTCTCCTCGCTCTCGCACAGGATCGAACAGAAGCTCTACTACGTCAGGTGTACGAACAGCATGGCGGAGTTGTCCATTATGGATCGAAGCTAACCGGCCTGCGGCAAACAGAAAATCAGGTATTCGCCCAAATAAACGACGGCGAAGAACAAGCGTTTGATTATTTGATTGGAGCCGATGGAGTCCACAGTACCGTCCGCAAATCACTCGACATTGGATATGATGGTTTCCAGCTTCCCGAAACTTGGTCGATTGCCGACGTCGATGCAATCAACTGGCCGCATGCCGAAAACATTTGCCTGATGACCTTATCGGCTGGGCGGATTGTGGTTGTCGTTCCGCTTGCCGAGAACCGATACCGAGTTGTCTCCAATACTCCCGCTGCTCTGGAAACATTACCTGTTCCGATGGAGGTGCAGAAAGTTCGCCGGACGGATGACTTTCATATCTCGATTCGGCAGGTTCACGAATACCAACGGAGTCGCGTCTTTCTCGCCGGGGACGCCGCACACTGTCACAGCCCCGCTGGGGGCCGCGGCATGAATCTCGGCATCGCCGACGCCGCCGATCTCGCCCAACGATTTCAAACAGGTACCCTCGATGGATATCAGAAATCTCGCTCCCCAGAAGGAGCCCACACCATCAAACTCAGCGAACGATTGCGCAAGACAATGACTTCGTCTAATCCATTCGTAAAAGGCTTACGCTGGTCAGTCTTAAAGACGATTTCAAAATCGAGCTATTTGCAACGGAAGTTGGCGAGAATCATTCTGACGGGGTAA
- a CDS encoding SUMF1/EgtB/PvdO family nonheme iron enzyme — MKIITDNLTHIEPLTLRFFFDKSTSSKVRQGFATFAIDWFTSQEQVDPEKWRLCEYRYQLESADEPEVVTVYCELMPEGEVEQLAKAVRLQFPQIKELRLGEPFIKNKSLDIEWIELPAREVVINKQRYLVSEFSISFSAITLGQFQKFMNNTEHQPRPDSFTRTGYTVETQLERYGDNPQVPLFGLTYDDAIAYCKWSGYRLPTDPELRSFFDHTAELSELHHEWSGINWTSTPAGTEQFVGRDGPYSPLPIDAEDSCTKPLHKDQYELMDAPVFRVIRH, encoded by the coding sequence ATGAAAATCATCACTGATAATCTTACTCATATAGAACCTCTCACCCTGCGATTTTTTTTTGATAAATCCACTTCTTCAAAAGTCAGACAGGGATTTGCGACGTTTGCCATTGATTGGTTTACTTCCCAGGAACAAGTCGACCCGGAAAAATGGCGTCTTTGTGAGTATAGGTATCAATTAGAATCAGCCGATGAGCCAGAAGTCGTCACGGTTTATTGTGAACTCATGCCTGAGGGCGAAGTGGAGCAGCTCGCGAAGGCTGTTAGATTGCAGTTTCCCCAAATCAAAGAACTACGGTTAGGCGAACCGTTCATCAAAAACAAATCACTGGATATTGAGTGGATTGAACTTCCTGCGAGAGAGGTTGTCATAAATAAACAACGATACCTCGTCTCTGAATTCAGCATCAGCTTCTCGGCAATTACACTTGGGCAATTCCAGAAATTTATGAATAACACGGAGCACCAGCCAAGGCCTGATTCGTTCACGAGAACGGGGTATACAGTAGAGACTCAACTTGAAAGATATGGGGATAATCCCCAAGTACCACTCTTCGGCCTCACCTACGATGACGCCATTGCTTACTGCAAGTGGTCAGGGTACCGATTGCCAACAGATCCCGAGCTAAGAAGTTTCTTTGACCATACAGCAGAGCTAAGTGAGCTTCATCATGAATGGTCGGGCATAAACTGGACATCAACACCAGCAGGTACCGAACAATTCGTGGGGAGAGATGGTCCCTATAGTCCTCTCCCTATTGATGCCGAGGACTCCTGCACAAAACCTTTGCACAAAGACCAATATGAACTGATGGATGCACCGGTTTTTCGTGTAATTAGACACTAA
- the hemB gene encoding porphobilinogen synthase, with amino-acid sequence MNSPLPSNSGSFPSTRLRRPRREDWSRRLVAEQQLTVNDLIWPLFIHEGTNIREAIPSMPNVNRLSLDLMVDAIAEAAELKIPAIALFPATDSNLKTDDAREASNPDNLVCRAVRKIKEAKLDIGIICDVALDPYSSHGQDGLVREGYVVNDETVEALCKQSIVQAAAGCDIIAPSDMMDGRIGAIRKALDAEGYDHVQIMSYAAKYASAFYGPFRDAVGSSGNLGTGDKRTYQMNPANGDEALREVALDIAEGADMVMVKPGMPYLDIVHRVKSTFGVPTYAYQVSGEYAMLAGAAAQGWLDHDKVMLESLLSFKRAGADGVLTYFAVEAAKLLRG; translated from the coding sequence ATGAACTCTCCTCTGCCTTCCAACTCCGGTTCATTCCCTTCCACTCGTCTGCGTCGCCCTCGGCGCGAAGACTGGTCGCGGAGATTAGTAGCCGAACAGCAGCTCACCGTCAACGATCTGATCTGGCCCCTCTTCATCCACGAAGGGACCAACATACGCGAAGCCATTCCCTCCATGCCGAATGTCAACCGGCTGAGTCTCGACCTGATGGTCGATGCCATCGCAGAAGCGGCTGAACTGAAGATTCCCGCCATCGCTCTCTTTCCCGCTACCGATTCCAATTTGAAAACAGACGACGCCCGCGAAGCCTCCAATCCAGACAACCTCGTCTGCCGCGCGGTCCGGAAAATCAAAGAAGCGAAACTCGATATCGGTATCATCTGTGATGTCGCCCTCGACCCTTATTCCAGCCACGGACAAGACGGCCTCGTACGAGAAGGTTATGTCGTCAACGACGAAACGGTCGAAGCCCTCTGCAAACAATCGATCGTGCAAGCCGCCGCCGGTTGTGACATCATCGCACCTTCTGACATGATGGATGGTCGTATCGGTGCGATCCGGAAGGCACTCGATGCAGAGGGTTATGATCACGTACAAATTATGTCTTACGCCGCCAAGTACGCTTCGGCTTTCTACGGTCCCTTCCGCGACGCCGTCGGTTCGTCGGGTAACCTGGGCACAGGCGATAAACGGACCTACCAGATGAACCCGGCCAACGGTGACGAAGCTCTGCGCGAAGTTGCGCTCGACATTGCCGAAGGAGCCGACATGGTGATGGTCAAACCGGGCATGCCTTACTTGGATATCGTCCACCGAGTCAAGTCCACCTTTGGCGTTCCCACTTACGCCTACCAGGTCAGTGGCGAATACGCGATGCTTGCCGGAGCCGCTGCCCAAGGCTGGCTCGACCACGACAAGGTCATGCTCGAATCGTTGCTGTCATTTAAACGTGCAGGAGCGGATGGGGTTTTGACATACTTCGCCGTAGAAGCCGCGAAGCTGTTACGCGGGTGA
- a CDS encoding aldehyde dehydrogenase family protein: MSTVSSSVDLLPEVKEFLSRDVHAGFVGGKSMTASNGDTFDVLNPATGEKIATVASLQPDDVAKAVDAAEEAFRNSGWATLQPNERGALLHRLADAVEAKKSIIGQIEALDAGKILGQAEGDVQNFADTMRYFVDLAQHVNYRNVLAVKGHEAWVARHPWGPCGFIIPWNFPFLLAGWNLSPALAAGNTTILKPAEDTPLSSLYLAELAKEVGIPDGVINVIPGYGHIAGAALTDNPKLKRMSFTGSPEVGRLVAEACGRNLTPVKCELGGKGAAVVFDDVDVADTAEKLVNAITFHTGQVCCDATRWLINKNIYDEFVDECVTRLKSVQVGNPLDENAQMGPVVSAKQKERVLSYLEKGVSGGAKMVLEGGAAEVAGCDSGFYVKPALLAGTLDNIAAREEIFGPVAYLAPFESEEEAVQMANSTDYGLANSVWSADLNRCARVAEAFQSGNGWINAHNVFAHGVPYGGVNKSGMGGGVLSPETLNDYLRPISIVRPL, from the coding sequence ATGTCCACGGTCTCCTCATCAGTTGATCTTCTCCCCGAAGTGAAAGAGTTTTTGTCTCGCGACGTCCATGCGGGGTTCGTGGGAGGCAAATCAATGACAGCGTCGAATGGTGATACGTTTGATGTTCTCAATCCGGCGACGGGCGAAAAAATCGCAACCGTGGCCAGCCTCCAACCGGACGATGTCGCCAAGGCCGTTGACGCCGCTGAAGAAGCATTCCGCAATTCAGGTTGGGCGACACTACAACCAAACGAACGAGGAGCATTGCTCCACCGTCTGGCCGACGCTGTCGAAGCGAAGAAGTCGATCATCGGACAGATCGAAGCTCTGGATGCCGGAAAGATTCTGGGACAGGCCGAAGGAGACGTACAGAATTTCGCCGATACGATGCGATACTTTGTCGATCTTGCTCAGCATGTTAACTACCGAAACGTCCTGGCAGTCAAAGGGCACGAAGCATGGGTTGCCCGCCATCCCTGGGGACCATGTGGATTTATCATTCCCTGGAACTTCCCCTTCCTGCTCGCAGGTTGGAACCTGTCCCCCGCACTGGCGGCCGGAAACACAACCATCCTGAAGCCGGCTGAAGACACTCCATTGTCGTCTTTGTACCTGGCGGAACTGGCTAAAGAAGTTGGCATTCCCGACGGCGTGATTAACGTTATTCCCGGTTACGGACACATCGCCGGTGCTGCACTGACCGACAACCCCAAACTCAAGCGAATGTCCTTCACTGGGTCGCCTGAAGTTGGTCGCCTGGTCGCAGAAGCGTGTGGACGAAATCTAACTCCTGTTAAATGTGAACTAGGTGGAAAAGGGGCCGCTGTCGTTTTTGATGACGTCGATGTCGCCGACACCGCCGAGAAACTGGTCAACGCAATTACATTCCATACGGGACAGGTTTGCTGTGATGCGACTCGCTGGTTGATCAATAAAAACATCTACGATGAATTCGTCGATGAATGTGTTACTCGGTTGAAGTCGGTCCAGGTGGGGAACCCGCTGGATGAAAATGCTCAGATGGGACCCGTTGTCAGTGCTAAACAGAAAGAACGCGTTCTCAGTTACCTTGAGAAAGGTGTTTCCGGCGGAGCCAAAATGGTTCTGGAAGGGGGAGCCGCAGAGGTCGCCGGTTGTGATTCGGGATTCTATGTGAAACCTGCTTTACTCGCCGGTACATTGGACAACATTGCCGCTCGGGAAGAAATCTTTGGGCCGGTTGCCTACCTAGCCCCCTTCGAAAGTGAAGAAGAAGCGGTGCAAATGGCCAACAGCACTGACTATGGCCTTGCCAACAGTGTCTGGTCGGCCGACCTCAATCGTTGTGCCCGCGTGGCGGAAGCCTTCCAGTCGGGTAACGGTTGGATCAACGCTCACAACGTCTTCGCCCATGGTGTTCCCTACGGCGGTGTCAACAAGAGCGGCATGGGCGGTGGCGTCCTCTCTCCCGAGACACTTAACGACTACCTGCGACCGATTTCAATCGTTCGTCCCTTATAA
- a CDS encoding alpha/beta fold hydrolase, with the protein MKTLGGRQFWGDVAFFRGWRVQHNVVFGQYRLIDPNDIRNFSGTHAECMNQLEKIKEAKQLAPMSGKVTILIHGIVRSSKSFSPLFPKLKAAGYEPVNFDYPSTQISIEESAEYLHQVIQSLEGVEEINLVVHSMGGLIVRSYLKDHQDPRINRLVMVGVPNFGAEMADFFQGLRLFKFIYGPAGQQLITDQKALIASLPTPQCEFAIIAGGRGNNSGFNLLLPGDNDGTVTVTSTSLPGASDFVVVNCMHSALPFHAETGDRALRFIQTGSLHEDGKKYPISPPANEEKIGSVSNSELQKNSE; encoded by the coding sequence ATGAAAACTTTAGGAGGTCGACAATTCTGGGGCGATGTCGCATTTTTCCGGGGATGGCGAGTCCAGCACAATGTCGTGTTCGGGCAATATCGTCTTATCGACCCAAACGACATACGGAATTTCAGCGGGACTCATGCCGAATGCATGAACCAGCTGGAAAAGATCAAAGAAGCGAAGCAACTCGCACCGATGTCGGGTAAAGTGACTATTCTGATCCATGGAATCGTCCGTTCATCCAAGTCGTTCAGCCCTCTGTTCCCCAAACTGAAAGCCGCCGGTTACGAGCCCGTTAACTTCGATTATCCAAGCACCCAAATCTCCATTGAAGAATCAGCTGAATACCTGCACCAGGTCATACAATCGCTGGAAGGTGTTGAAGAGATCAACCTTGTCGTCCATAGCATGGGGGGGCTCATTGTCCGTTCCTACCTTAAAGACCATCAGGATCCCCGAATCAATCGGCTGGTAATGGTAGGAGTTCCCAACTTTGGTGCGGAAATGGCGGACTTCTTTCAGGGACTCCGCTTATTCAAATTTATCTATGGACCGGCGGGGCAGCAGTTGATCACGGACCAGAAAGCACTGATCGCCAGCCTACCAACACCTCAGTGCGAATTCGCCATTATCGCTGGTGGACGTGGAAACAACAGCGGATTCAACCTGCTGCTTCCTGGTGACAACGACGGAACTGTCACCGTCACCAGTACGAGTCTGCCCGGTGCCAGTGATTTTGTCGTCGTGAATTGCATGCACTCCGCCCTTCCCTTCCATGCAGAAACAGGTGATCGGGCACTTCGATTTATCCAAACAGGATCACTTCACGAAGACGGAAAAAAATACCCGATTTCCCCTCCCGCTAATGAAGAGAAAATCGGGTCTGTATCTAACTCAGAGCTACAGAAAAACTCCGAGTAG
- a CDS encoding M3 family metallopeptidase → MTTMSENPLLQKSGLPQFDKIEPGHVAPAVKQLLEDSGKAFIELDKNVQPTWSGLVEPLEKIGRRFEQTWGPVGHLLGVNNSTELRAAYEGVLGDVVSFGLKMKQSKPLYEAFKELREGNSWSDLDSAQQRIVSQSLLEAELAGVGLEGEQKERFNEIAQELSQLSTTFSNNVLDATKEYELIVTNVADTKGWPDSLKQLTAQSYNEAKPEDKPEADSEKGPWRVTLDIPCFGPFLEHCQNRDLREEVYRARVHLASNGELDNTENISRILKLREEKSKLLGYQNYAELSLAQKMAPSVAAVEEMFEELRTAAWTAAEEDMKDIQTLASELGQNEPVMNWDAAFWSERLREKRFSFTDEELRPYFSLERVLDGLFGLVERIFGITVKAADGDAPVWNKDVRYFKIFNEAGYQCAAFFLDPYSRPKNKRGGAWMDDCLSRRIVDGEVQLPVAYLICNSTPPIGDKPSLMTFREVETLFHEFGHGLQHMMTTINYADASGINGVEWDAVELPSQFMENWCYHRPTLLGMTAHYETGEPLPEELFEKICAARTFRSGTMMLRQVLFGMTDMTLHSTYDPNGDQTIFDLHQEISKKTSVLPLLPDDKSLCAFQHIFAGGYAAGYYSYKWAEVLSADAFGAFEEVGLNDDEAVAAVGRHFRDTVLSLGGSRHPMDLFKEFRGREPSTEALLRHSGLKN, encoded by the coding sequence ATGACGACCATGAGCGAGAATCCACTGCTTCAGAAGTCTGGACTGCCACAGTTTGATAAAATTGAACCGGGACACGTGGCGCCTGCCGTCAAGCAGTTGCTGGAGGACTCCGGTAAGGCGTTCATCGAGTTGGATAAAAATGTTCAGCCAACCTGGAGCGGACTCGTGGAGCCGCTCGAAAAAATTGGGCGACGATTCGAGCAGACCTGGGGACCTGTTGGGCACCTGCTGGGTGTCAATAATTCCACCGAATTACGAGCCGCCTACGAAGGCGTGCTGGGCGACGTGGTCAGCTTCGGTTTAAAGATGAAGCAGAGTAAACCACTGTACGAAGCGTTCAAGGAACTCCGCGAAGGGAACAGTTGGTCAGATCTGGATTCTGCCCAGCAGCGTATCGTCAGTCAGAGTCTGCTTGAAGCGGAACTGGCTGGAGTGGGGCTGGAAGGGGAGCAGAAGGAACGCTTCAACGAGATCGCACAGGAACTTTCCCAACTGAGCACCACCTTCTCCAACAACGTGCTTGATGCGACGAAAGAGTACGAGCTGATCGTCACCAACGTAGCCGATACCAAAGGTTGGCCTGATAGCCTGAAGCAGTTGACGGCACAGTCTTACAACGAAGCAAAGCCGGAAGACAAACCCGAAGCTGACTCTGAAAAGGGACCGTGGCGGGTGACATTGGACATTCCCTGTTTCGGTCCTTTCCTGGAGCATTGCCAGAATCGGGATCTGCGGGAAGAGGTCTACCGTGCACGCGTTCATTTGGCGAGCAACGGGGAACTCGATAACACCGAGAACATCAGTCGTATTCTCAAACTGCGAGAAGAGAAATCGAAACTACTCGGTTACCAGAACTATGCGGAACTCAGTCTCGCTCAGAAAATGGCTCCGTCCGTTGCAGCAGTCGAAGAGATGTTCGAAGAACTGCGGACAGCTGCCTGGACTGCCGCCGAAGAGGATATGAAAGATATTCAGACTCTCGCCAGCGAACTGGGACAGAACGAACCAGTAATGAACTGGGACGCTGCTTTCTGGTCGGAACGTCTTCGTGAGAAACGTTTCAGCTTTACCGATGAAGAACTTCGACCGTATTTCTCACTCGAACGGGTACTGGACGGACTGTTTGGCCTGGTGGAACGCATCTTTGGTATCACAGTTAAAGCGGCCGATGGAGATGCGCCCGTCTGGAATAAGGATGTCCGTTACTTCAAAATCTTCAATGAGGCAGGTTATCAATGCGCTGCTTTCTTCCTCGATCCGTATTCTCGTCCTAAAAATAAACGGGGCGGGGCCTGGATGGACGACTGCCTGAGTCGCCGCATCGTCGATGGCGAAGTGCAACTGCCTGTCGCCTATTTGATTTGTAACTCCACGCCACCCATCGGTGACAAACCCTCTCTGATGACATTCCGCGAAGTGGAAACACTCTTTCACGAATTCGGGCACGGCTTGCAGCACATGATGACGACCATCAACTACGCCGACGCCTCCGGAATCAACGGGGTCGAATGGGACGCTGTTGAACTGCCCAGTCAGTTCATGGAAAACTGGTGTTATCATCGTCCGACACTCCTTGGTATGACGGCTCATTACGAAACAGGAGAGCCCTTACCGGAAGAACTGTTCGAGAAAATCTGCGCCGCCAGAACGTTCCGTTCTGGAACGATGATGCTGCGTCAGGTTCTGTTCGGCATGACCGACATGACGCTCCATAGCACTTATGATCCAAATGGCGACCAGACGATCTTTGATCTGCATCAGGAGATTAGCAAAAAAACCTCTGTTCTGCCGCTGCTTCCCGATGACAAAAGCCTGTGTGCCTTCCAGCATATCTTCGCCGGAGGTTATGCCGCAGGTTACTACAGCTATAAATGGGCAGAAGTCTTAAGCGCCGATGCCTTTGGTGCGTTTGAAGAAGTCGGCCTCAATGACGACGAAGCGGTCGCCGCCGTAGGACGCCACTTCCGCGATACCGTCCTCTCGCTCGGAGGCAGCCGCCACCCGATGGATCTCTTTAAGGAATTCCGAGGTAGAGAACCCAGCACCGAGGCGTTGCTGCGTCACAGCGGTTTGAAAAACTAA